The DNA sequence CGTTTGCAGGCTGTCATCATGAGTGAGGTTGAGAAACGGTTTGATAGCACCATCTAATGGCCAAACTCTTTCGTTACCATGGGAGAAAAATAGGCTATTGCTAGAGATGCGGTTCCCAAGTGTATCCCAGGTGTCCTACAAGTTGATATAATTTACTTTGTCCATGAGGGGAATTTTGTCTGGGATAAAGAGGGGCATCATGCAATGTGTCAAACAGGATTCCTTCTTAAATTCCTAATCAGATACAATAAAGCAAATCTAATGTATGTTTATGATATGAACTTGTAGGAGACTTGGGACAGAGGGAAGGGACCCTTTATTATCAGGGTGGCGGGAACAGGGAGGAAGTTAGGAGTCCATTAAATGTAGACCAGCTTCCGATTGGATTATACATGTGTTGAATTTTTGGGACAATCTCTGAAATTCTGTTCTGAACTACTTTTAATAAAGTACCCCAaagaaaaatacacatttaaggcaaaaaaaacatttgcacGAATAAGAAAAGACAATGTATTAGATAGAAAACAAAGCCCATTTAAATCAGGAGTCATCGGGATAAGCAGTACAGGGCACTACAGAGCATTAGGCCTTATTTACACACTACNNNNNNNNNNNNNNNNNNNNNNNNNNNNNNNNNNNNNNNNNNNNNNNNNNNNNNNNNNNNNNNNNNNNNNNNNNNNNNNNNNNNNNNNNNNNNNNNNNNNACAAGCAATTAGCAATTGCATTGCTGTGAACAGTATACCCTACGCATGGAGTTAGAGATTACAACATCTTGTTTAAAATGAACGGTTGACCAACATGTATGATGTTCATCTGTTGTGGGCAGTGTTTCTGGGAGTGGTGGGATCTGGTCATGTTTTAAGTTCTGGAGCCACGGTGGACATATCACTCAGAGGCACGCAATGACGGGCCAGATTGGGTGTCTGTTGTTCAGAAGCTAACAGACACCAGTATGACGGAAACGTTGTCAGCACATCCTCGCTTCTCAACACTCCCATTCTGAAattatagagaaagagagagagagagaaaaaaaagagaggccATCAATACACCAACACAGAGCAGGTCAAGGATATCACTAGTACGAATCAAAGagtatttttccttcatcaatctacatgcactaccccataacgacaaagcaaaaacaggtttttagaaatgtttctgcaaatgtattaaaaaaaagggaaatatcacattcacataagtattcagaccctttactcagtactttgttgaagcaccttttgaagcacctttggcagcgattacagcctcgagtcttcttgtgtatgacacaacaagcttggcacacctgtatttggggagtttctcccattcttctctgcatatcctctcaagctcagtcaggttggatggggaatgttgctgcacaactattttcaggtctctccagagatgattgatcggattcaagtccaggctctggctgggtcactcaaggacattcagagacgtgtcccaacgccactcctgcgttgtcttggctgtgtgcttagggttgttgtgaaccttcaccccagtctgaggtcctgagcgctctggatcaCATTTTTATCAAcaacctctctgtactttgctccgttcatctttccctctccccctcccttccaccgaaaaacatccccacagcatgctgccaccaccaccatgcctcaccatAGGGTTTCCTCCTatggtgacgcttggcattcaggccgtagagttcaatcttggtttcatcagaccagagaataatgtttctcatgttctgagagtcctttaggtgccttttggaaaacttcaagcgggctgtcatgtgccttttactgaatggtttctgtctggccactctaccatataggcctgattggtggaatgctgcagagataattgtccttctggaagtttctcccatctccacagaggaactggaggtctgtcagtgaccatctgaTTTTTGTttacctctctgaccaaggcccttctcccccgattgctcagtttggaagcATCTTGGTGGTTCATCTTGCATCAACTTTATGGCTTGgcttttcctctgacatgcactgtcaactgtaggaccttatataggcaggtgtgtgcctttccaaatcatgtccaatcaattgaatttactacaggtggactccaaattgtagaaacatctcatggatcaatggaaacaggatgcacctgggctcaatttcgagtctagttgcgaagtgtctgaatacttgtgtaaataaggtatttctgttattttttcGCTTCATGGTATTgtgtgtaatccattttagaataaggctgtaacataacaaaatgtggaaaactcaaggggtcttaatactttacgaatgcactgtaatacCACCATATACTTATTTAACCGTGACCTATTTTTAGCTAAttatttgtataattatatatgtCTGGCCAAATAAAAAAAAACGAAACTACACTTTTATCAGGTAATTACAGAAAACATTCAAATTGTTACTTTAAACTTAGTCATGTTTATTTTAAGTCATGTCAGcgttggtggtatagtggtgagcatagctgccttccaagcagttgacccgggttcgattcccggccaacGCAAATCATTTTGTACTGTCTGAGccagcatttaaaaaaaagcatTTTGGCTATATAGAAACAATTTTCTACgtgtttttttctccaaacaatgAACCGCAATGCAGCACTGAATGAAAATGGCGTTGTAATTTAATCGTCAACCCCCTGGCGACACCCGACGACTTTCTCGCAGCTTTGCATAGTGCATTATGAAGTGCATTATGTTAAAAAATATAACTACATGGGGGGGAATCTAAATAAAGATAATTACTACTTTACCAAAAAAAGACGGCCGGTCCTGACCCGACAAAAAAATACGTCCAAAAGACTTCGGCCCTTGATGACTGGGGTGCAGCCTACAGTGTCCGCCTACAATGGAATTGTATGAATGTCCATCCATGTATTAAGCCCATCGTTTGTAAACAGGCtgttgcattgcctttaattgtCCAGATTCCTGTGGCTAATCAATTTGGCTATTTAAACTTCTGAATATCAGCTACCTAACTTTATCAGGAGGTATCCTGAATCTATTTCAAATGTGTTTACACAGAGGGAAATgcaaaattattttatttttcgcTATGATCGACGgatacaaacttgaaaccactgaccatgacaaatattttgtattttacatggatctgtcctgtttttaggatatgttgtttgttaacatatcAGCGAATGTTTTATTTGATTGGGCGATATTAAAAGGTTAGGGTATTTAATCGGAGAAACCTGCTTGATGTAAAACGTGTCTTCATGacattgtcatacattttatATCCAACCTCTAGGATACAGAGAAGACCACGAACACTTTCTACCATATACTATGTCTGCTACATGATTTATGTTAGACGATTTTTTAAAACGGAATTGGTGGAGCTCGGCAACGAtgcgtctctccaacagcaccctggagatGCGCGCTGCGAATGTACAAGCGAAATATTTGACGCCCATGCATTTGACAAAGTGGGCATTGCTTATCACAGGGCGGCATCAGCGCTCACCTAAAAAGCTATATGCCACTAGTTGAGAGAAATTGTCATGGTTTTTGGGGataattatttgtttttatttgttgttggaggtgcgtctGGTCAGTTTAGCACAGAAAATGCCGCACTCTTCAATATGCGGCTTAATGAGCGAACCGGCCTGCGATCTATTGACTCACGTAGCCTTTTATATATCCTAGGCTATTTTCCTATCGTCCCAATCTAAATGAAACCCAAAATCCTTACTCCTGTCTCGCATGAAAATTCCTAACTTTATTCGATAATCCATAGGTTGCATTGTCAATGCAAATCTGGTATATGCATGTCAAAAATACAGCTATAACATTTTCCCAGCTTCTTTGCGCTGTCTGGTATTGCTGACCATATGAGAGCGTCAGTAGGGAATGTGTGATCAACAAACGGTATGATAGTAGATAAAACAGAGTTGGTCCCTGTTAAGTAGCCCTAATGATAGAGTAGGCTTAACTttgagctattttcaggtctctccagagatgttcgatctggttcaagtccaggctctggctgggccactcaaggacattcataaacttttcccaaagccactcctgtgttgtcttggctgtgtgctgagggtctttgtcctgttggaaggtcaaccttcacccccagtctgaggtcctgggcgctctggagcaggttttcatcaaggatctgatgatgagatgggagaaccttccagaaggataacgatctccacagaggaactctggagtgaccattgggttcttggtcacctccctgaccaaggcccttctcccccgattgctcagtttggccaggcggccagctctaggaagagtcttggtgattccaaacttcttcaattcaaGAAtattggaggccactgtgttcttggggaccttcaatgctaaatacatttttggtacccctccccagatcagtgccttaacacaatcctgtctcggagctctaaatcaatgtttattggtcacatacacgtgtttagcagatgttattaagGGTGTAGCTAAATGTtggtgcttctagctccgacagtgcagtaacatctaacaatttcacaacacacacagatctAAGTAAAGTAATGTAATTAAGACTATACAAATTGACACttacttcaacctcatggcttggtttttttaaAACCCACATTTAATGCTTAACGTTTAGACAATTATTTTTCATATATCGAATAAATACTGGTTATTGACACTTTTCTACTATTACGTGGGGGACTTTTAAAATTCGAAATACCGTGACCCGGAAGTACTTTGTGTTGCTATGAGACactgatttttattttttgttagaTAGCAGCTTCTTTCCTTGAATATTTTGGAGTTTCGCCTTGCTAATGTTTTTATAATGCCAAAACAATTATTAGACGCCGATATAGGCACAATTTGGTTCAGAGCAAGCAACTGGATATCAGCTTTGTGgctttttattttactgtaacgttagctaggaaGGTTAATTAATTAATTGTGACAAGCAGCATGGCGTCCAGAGGCGGTTCAAGAGATATTGAGGACGCTTCTCAGTTACTTTTCCCCAAAGGTTCGTATCCCGCTTATTTATGATAACTAGATTGAATATAACGATTCACTGGAGGCatttagttagctaactatatTAACCACGTTAAAACACACCTGTGTTCTTCATAGAGTTCGAGAACGCGGAGACACTTCTAAACTCCGAGGTACAGATGCTTCTGGAGCATCGCAAGCAGCAGAACGAGAGTGCAGAGGACGAACAAGAGCTAACGGAGGTTTTCATGAAAAGTCTGAATTATACTGCACGTTTCAGCCGGTTCAAAAACAGAGAAACTATAGCCAGTGTCCGCAGTTCAGTGTAGCGGTTGTCACTATCACAACCAAAAACCAATGTCAATACAGTATAAAATACAATATGGTGGTAACTTTTCGTGATGACTGAAATTATTGCCCTGTATCGTATAGCTTGCTCTTATGGAAGAAGCTGCATAAAATTGAGCTGGCCAGTTTGGCCAACATGAGTCCAGAAGTAGCTAGGTAGCTCCTCATCCCTAGGTAGGACCTGTTGTTACTGCCTCCTCACATATCACCATACTCAGTCCTCTAACCCAGACTCTAAACCTTGTATCTATTTGGGTAGCAGTCAGCTCTTGACCATGAAATCAGGCGTAAATGTttattatatatacacatttagtGACAGTAGTTGTGTCTGTTTGTTCTGTCTAAAGTCTGGAGGGGCAGTTTGAGGATGAGGAGCTGCAGCAGATCCTTGATGACATCCAGACCAAGAGAAGTTTCCAATACTGAAGACAGTTCCTCCTCTGGCCTGTTCTAACCTAAACCCATCGTTATGTCAGAAAATACTGGGCTCTGCTACCCACCCAGAAACACAATGtgcatcctaaatgacaccctatatagTGAATTGGGTGCAGTTTGGGATGCAAACCGGACTCTGACCATTCTCTCCAGGATGGGTACCTCCAAATTGGACTTGGGGGGTGTATCGACAGCTGAGGGGTGCGTCAGGCACCGCAGAGCTGTACATTCATTGCAGAGATGATACAGCGCCATTTAGAAGACCATACCAAGCTAGGATGAATACATACATTACTAAATGTAAATACTTTATAAATAAACATcagatttttaaatattttttatagtaATTGGTTTTATTTTCTCATATACATCTATAACAAATCCCAAATAGCACTCTTTTCATTTTAGGCtcgtcaaaagtaatgcactacataaggaatagggtgccatttgggacacataccaTCAGCCATTCACACAGTAAATAGCCTCCTGTCCATCCAGAGCCTCAGGCAGCACACCACAGGAGGTAGCAGCCATCCTCACAGTATTCTTCCCATAGAGCCTCCTCTCATACTCCATCAGCTGCCTCCAGAAACCAGCATTGGGTCGGATATGAGGTCTGTACTTCAGGACCCACTCATGGGCCTGGCGCAGTGATACCCCCTCATACCGCATCAGGTAAGCCATGATCAGGGTAGGAGAACGACTCCGGCCTGCAGTGCAGTGGACCAGCGTACTCCCTGAGTGGTTGTTATGGATACGTTCTGCAACAGCATCGAAGTAGCAGGCCAGGGGGGCGTGAGGCTGGTCCAGTACGGGTACCTGGAAACACTCCACCCCCTCATACTGAGGACAGGGGTGCTCTGCAGTGGCGTTGACAATCAGAGTTATGTTCCTACTGTAGAGACCGGTGGGCTTGAAGACTGTGTCCACACCACCCAGATACAAAGACTGGGTGATCTGGGAGAATGACATGGGGAATGGACATTGACAGCTGCCCGACTGTCTCACTACAACAGAGAAACACGATTAAATTGTAAAAAGATGCAGTCTGTAAGTCAGCACAAACATGTGAATATCTGTACTTAATTGCGATTTGCCTTAGAGACTTACCAGAAAAGAAGAGCCGAAACCAATATCGATTAAGCTTAAACTTACTGTGTATTTTTATTTTCGGTTTTACGGCGGCCGTTTTTCCTGACGCATAGATTTGACGTATTGATCCACGTTCTGTCACGTGACTGGATTGTCATAGAGGTACATTCAATTAGCTTGAACGTTTGCTACGTTGCGGAACGGTTTATACTGAACGACTCGTTATCCGAAAATGTTCTTCTACGTTCTTGAGCAGACTTTGATGTACGTTTCCTCCcgtgtggcttgaagcaatgaaTGACGTATTTAAAGGGGCAACGGACATGCTGACAGCATTCCACAACCTATGGTCGCGTTTGAGTGGTAAGGCCAAAGCAACCGACTGTAGACGAAAGTCGAGGGGAGCTGCATCTGTGACAGCCAAAAGTCAGACACtaatgtggttttccaacagcaaggctcagatcaacatggcTGTGTTAACGTTTTATTATAATAGGTTtttataatgtataaatgtatctagcccccatatcacacactcacaaactgaaatcataatATAATATCGTGTGTGACACAGTGTACAATCAATTAGTGAGAGCCTCATCActtttgtgtgtactgtatacccACTGTACACATAAATCAGTTATAAATGTTTCAGTCATGTCTTTGGTCATGTTCGTGTGGGTCAAACAAAacaccctaatgattggttgacaatagaaCCTCTTACAATGCAGGGGATGGCTGCAGGATGATCAAAATCGACAACAAAAGTGTCAAAGCGCTGAATACAACCGGTGTCgaccttaccatgaaattctTCCATACAAGTTCTTAACCAATGTTGGTGAAGAGCAACCGCTGAAACTAGCAGTCAAGACTTTGACCTTTGATCACGATTGTTATAAAGTTTATGCAGTAGACATTTAGGTGCAAGTTGGACAATTTTTATCCCCAGAATGCAAAACACTTTGCAAAAACATGTCTCGCGGTGGCTGCGCTAACGTTTTCAAACTCAGTAGgtgtatattaataattatatagttaatataaAGACACACCTTTGTTCACTTACCACACCTttgttcactcactcactcacgtgcCTTTTAAGTGTTTGAAATGCAGCCGGTGACCATCAACTTGACAAAATGGATGACGCCCAATGTATACATGCCCacaacccctccccgtttttCAACTGGTTGTTCTGTACAGCAGTTTCTGTTCAATTGAACGTTCCAGAACATAAAAACATACTGAACACAGACCCATTTTGATTGTTTCTTTGGCTGCATTCATAACATGTAAAAGACACCCTCAGCCCTCATATTAAGTGGAAACTTCTAATGACTGTCATGCACGCCTCTAGGAAGAGGgaacaacaccctgctacaactcaacccTCCatgaagtgaaagaggtatgggactgtaggtgcgagtaaggatgacaaaggcagagagagtggtaccgtttacaaggaatttattccgtcacacggtaatatggggaaaaggggctggatggaaccaaagcaaagaaagtaaatctcaaagccccctctaATACACATACCTCAAATCAGCAGCTACAAAAATACTTAACAAAACCTGTCTCTGAGCCACAACCAAGACAGAACATCAAATCAGCTCTCTCAGCAACAACCACAGAACATAACCATCTCTGTTAGCAACAACCAACATAATGACCCCCAGCCATCAACCTCCTCTCTTAGCAATGATTAGCCATGGAGTCGatcaatcagctgcttggggggggatatcaggaagccatcctgaaacacacacctaacaaaccacaacacagaaactggggaacgtaacaatgaTATATCATGAGTTGACACTTGCAGAGCAAGGGTGGAATTAATTTAATTAAATGGACCGCCCTTGCCTGTTATTAGTCATCATGGAACTATGGTAGTTGCACAATTTCTAACGtgtctacaattgtttttacttacacttgtatgttgacttctctCCATATTGATTTTGGTTTTAAGTTTTGGCTGACTTTTCTTAGCCAATGTACAATCATtgcaaattgaattatggggctTTCAGACCCCAGAGTGAACAGAATTTTACACTCGATCACAAACGAGGGCAGAGGGGCTTACTTgccaacttcccttgcttgggTAATTGTTTGGACCAACAACGGCAAAGATGGCCGCTGGGATTCCCCCAAGGGTgagggtagtggaggaggatgtATTTTACGTATTTGGAACGCAACCTTAAACCGAAAACTAAAAACCAGAGCTGCCAACTCCCACGCATTGGCCGTGAGACACGCATTTGACCCTCTTTCCGCGCTCTCGTGGCACACGTTTATATCTCACGCATTTAAAAATACTGCATTTATTAGTATGTGTGTAGTCCGCGCGTTAACTTTTCAACTGTGCTCCAAATCGTTTTGAAATCGGAGAATCTGCGCCTGCAATTTAACATCACGATCAGGAATCTCTATCATTGTGTTGCCACAGCACTGTGAGCCGCGGCACATATAAGCATATGATTGTTCTAGTTTATGTAAAGGATCAAGGGGCTTGGATGCGCGTTTAAAGAAACGCCCCTCAGGATTAGAGTGGAGCTGAATGGAGAGATCGTTCTCCACgaagtttataaaactgtaaAAAGAGCAGTACGGTAGCGTTGTTTTATGTACAATGTTGTCAACAATATTAGGTTGCGGTTACTCCCGTCCCTATTGCAGACATAATGCAGCCTTTTGACAGCATGTACTAAAATCGATATAATCCGCATTTCCATTAGTCCCCTCGTTTGGTGATTGACATTTATGCTGTGACAACAAAAAGGCAGCAGACAGACCTACAATATGTTTTAGTAGGGGAATTGGGTAGGGAGACCTATGTGTCACTATGAACATAATTTTGTCAGATTGTGAACCCAAAAGTGTAAATTTGATTCTAGATGGGGTACAATACATATAAAACAATTTgggtagagtgtaggggcagATTTATGTAATATTTGACTCAGTAGATTTTATTATCTATTTACTTTATTTAATCTGATCAGTGGAACAATTCTAATTATTAACAATGGGCTAAAATATAGAGTAATTACTGTGATTCTCAGCAAGAACACTACTGTTATTCCCTACAATTATTTTATTATTCCACTTCTTCACAATTTTGCCAGAGTAATTTCATATTTGAAATCTGATGCATACTTGTGTCTTTGAATATTAAT is a window from the Oncorhynchus tshawytscha isolate Ot180627B linkage group LG14, Otsh_v2.0, whole genome shotgun sequence genome containing:
- the LOC112238832 gene encoding DNA-directed RNA polymerase II subunit RPB4; protein product: MASRGGSRDIEDASQLLFPKEFENAETLLNSEVQMLLEHRKQQNESAEDEQELTEVFMKIWRGSLRMRSCSRSLMTSRPREVSNTEDSSSSGLF
- the LOC112238831 gene encoding dual specificity protein phosphatase 14 isoform X1; protein product: MRQSGSCQCPFPMSFSQITQSLYLGGVDTVFKPTGLYSRNITLIVNATAEHPCPQYEGVECFQVPVLDQPHAPLACYFDAVAERIHNNHSGSTLVHCTAGRSRSPTLIMAYLMRYEGVSLRQAHEWVLKYRPHIRPNAGFWRQLMEYERRLYGKNTVRMAATSCGVLPEALDGQEAIYCVNG
- the LOC112238831 gene encoding dual specificity protein phosphatase 14 isoform X2, with the translated sequence MSFSQITQSLYLGGVDTVFKPTGLYSRNITLIVNATAEHPCPQYEGVECFQVPVLDQPHAPLACYFDAVAERIHNNHSGSTLVHCTAGRSRSPTLIMAYLMRYEGVSLRQAHEWVLKYRPHIRPNAGFWRQLMEYERRLYGKNTVRMAATSCGVLPEALDGQEAIYCVNG